Within the Dialister hominis genome, the region TTCAGGTCCACGCTGATGGTTATGACGTTTAATGGTGCCAGCGAAACCCTTGCCGCGGCTTGTGCCGATAACGTCAACAATTTCGCCTTCTGCGAAAATGTCAGCAGCCAGAGTTTGGCCTACCGTGTAAGACAGCTTTTCAGCGAGTCTGTATTCACGGAGATGTTTAACCGGATCAATTCCGGCCTTTTCAAACTGACCTTTTACAGGTTTTGTCAAATGTTTTTCCTTGACAGCACCGTAGCCCAGCTGAACAGCATTGTATCCATCGCTTTCAACGGCTTTAACAGCTGCAACAACATTTGGCAGAACTTCAATAACACTTACTGGAATCAGGTCGCCGTTTTCAGCGAATACCTGAGACATTCCTAATTTTGTTCCCAAAATAGCCTTAGACATCTTTGCACCTCCTTACAGTTTAATTTCAATGCTGACGCCGGCTGGGAGTTCCAGTCTCATCAGCGCATCCGCGGTCTTCTTGGAAGGATCGAGGATGTCAATGAGTCTCTTGTGAATACGCATTTCGAACTGTTCACGGCTGTCTTTGTTGACATGTGGAGAACGAAGAATGGTGTACACGTTACGTTCCGTTGGAAGCGGAATCGGTCCCGAGACTCTGGAGCCTGTTCTCTTGGCAGTCTCCGCAATCTTCGCTGCGCTCTGATCAACTGCTTTGTGATCATAGCCTTTCAGACGAATTCTGATTTTTTCCTGTTTCGACATTACATAAACCTCCTACGTTCATTTCCTGAATGAACTGCTCCGTGGAAATTCCCCCGCGACGCGGGCCACCTTCCACTTCATAGTTTGTCTGCTGACTTATTTCCCTTCGCTGTACCCTCGAACAGTCCGGGAAGCATTCAGCCTTTTAATAATACTATTTTCAGACAGTGAAATCAAGTTATTTTCTGAAAATTTTTATTTTTTTTCCGAAACCTCGCACGAACGATAAGCACAAGTATTCCGCGGTTTAGGACTCCCTTATTTTAATATAAACACGCCTCCTCGCGTATACTAAATTATCTAAAATCTTTATAAATTTTTTGAATTTTTAGTTTATTTTTTAAATCAAGGACACGTATCGGGGTGTACCGAGGCACTTTACGAAACTATATGTCCGCTTTGTTTCGTCATCGAAAAACGTAAACAGCACATGCGGATCAAAAAAGAAAAAGGAAAATGAAATTTGACATGCCGGATCCAAATTGCCCCTTCCATTATTTTTCCGATATCCCTCTTTTTGATTCCCTATATATATGTATATATAAAGGAAAAGATTCCGGAAGGGGAATCGGATTTGAAAAACAGGACTGTCATTCTCATGGCGTATTTGGGATCGGCATACTTCATTCCTTTCTCCAAACATGGTATAGTATAGAAAATGGATACTTATCTATATAGAGGGTGATGCTTATGTTTGACTGGAAAAAGTTTTTCAATATACGGATAGACAGCGCGCCGGCTGATGAACTTCGTGACAGGATAGAGTCTGACTCGACTGTCACAGGCGCCAACCTTGTCATTCTGATTGCGGCCATCCTGATTGCCTGCGTGGGACTCAATATGGACAGCACGGCCGTCATCATCGGTGCCATGCTTATTTCCCCTCTCATGGGCGGACTTGTCGCAGTCTCCTACGGCATGGCGACATATAACCTGCACTTCCTGAAGAGATCCATGGTGAAGCTTTCCTTCCAGATCGTCTTCTCGCTCCTGACGGCTGCCATTTACTTCGCCCTGACACCAATCACCATTCCAACGGCAGAAATGGCTGCCAGGACGTCTCCTACTATATGGGATGTCCTCATCGCTCTCTGCGGCGGCATCGCAGGAGCCGTCGGCAATACAAGGACAGTGAAAACGAACGTCATTCCAGGCGTTGCCATCGCAACAGCTCTGATGCCTCCTCTTTGCACGGCCGGCTACGGCATTGCCATGCGTTCCGTTCCCTACTTCACCGGGGCTCTCTACCTCTTCTTCATCAACGCCTTCTTTATCACGCTCTCCGGCTACTTCATCTTCAAACTTCTGGACGTCCCCATGAGCGAAACGATTTCACCGGCGCACCTCCGTTTCCAGCGCCATATCCTGCTGCTCCTTGGCATCGTCATTACCATACCAAGCATTTACATGGCAGGTACGACCGTCCGTGAAAGCATCCGCACATCCCAGATCGAATCCTTCATCAACCAGGACATGGACCTTCATGCAGCCAATGTCATTTCCTACCAGTTGAAAGACGGCACGCTTTTTGTGGACGTGCTCGGTGCCAGACTTGACGAGGAAACAATGGAAAACCTGCAAAAGAAACTCAATGATTACGGAAGCTTGTCCAAAGTCCGCCTCGAAGTTGTTCAAAGCCCTGCTTCCTCTCTCAATAAGGAACAGGTCCAGGATCTCATCAGCAGCCGCCTCAAGCAGGCTACGACACAGGCCGGAGGAAAATCATACAAGGAACTTGCGGAGGAATACTACGGATCCTATAACAGGGAGACGAGTACCATTTCCCTTCTGAAAAGTTTGAACAAGGAAGCGCCCGCCCTCTTCCCTGCCATCAAGGAAATCAAAGGCGGCACCGTCTATGGAAAAGACAAAGACGATACGTGGGCTCCGGCTGCATTTGAAGTGACAGTCACCGTCACCTCACAGCTCTCTCCCTCTGACGCTGAGAAACTTAAGAACTGGATAGCATCCCAGACTGAGCTGCCTGTCAGTCTGACAATCCAGATGGAAACAAGTCCTTCTTCCTATTTTGGAAATGGAATCAACTGGAATGGAAATTAAAAAAGAGCCGCTCCCGAATCTGATTCGGGCGGCTCTTTTTTGATTCTTCACGCTTTTTTGTGGGATAAAAATAATAACATATAAAATTGGCATTGAAAAAGAGCATTATCTACTCCAAAATGTAAGTTGCCTAAAACTACGCACGGAGGTCGAATAATGCTCTTTTATTACCATAATGAAATCACTTTTAATTGTCAATATTATCGCACAGAAAATATCACTAACCATCCAAATCCTCATTGCCATACCCGAGTTACCAGTCTACGGACTGCCAGAGATTTTTCCTGTCCGCACTGTCACTCCCGTATGTATAGTTATGGGGCTTTTTCTGTACTCATCAAGGATTTTCCAGATCTTCCTAAGCAAAAGAAGTATATAGAGTTCTCGGGGCACAGATTCCGCTGCACATCCTGCGGGGAGACCATAACGGAAGATATTCCCTGCCAATGCCCTTTCACACGCGTTACTTGGGATATGGCCTTGTGGATTATCCATCTGCTTAAGTGTCATACATCCATTTCTGCCATTTCGGCCATGCTCTCTGTACATTGGAGTGCATACAGAAAATACAAAAGCATATCATGGATAAGGCGTTGGCTGCCTTTAAAACCTGCCTGAAGAAAAGTAACTATCGCCCACGGTATTTGGCCGTAGATGAGTTCGCTATCCATAAGGGCCATCGCTATGCCACCTGCGTTATGGATTTGGAAACGGAATTCATCTTGTGGGCCGGCCTGGGTCGCTCCATGGCAGATTTTGAGCACTTCTTTAAGAGCATTGACCTTTCGCTTCTTTCCAGGCTAAAAGCGGTGGCCATGGATATGAACGCATCCTTTAACAGGCTGTTCCAGAAATATTGTCCGAAGGTCCCCATCGTTTATGACCGGTACCATATGCAGGCACAGTTTGGGCGTGATGTTATGGGAGCCGTGCGCCTGGAGGAAGCACAAAAGCATAGGCAGGAAGCAGAAGCATTAAAGGAATATACGAAAAAAACTAATAATCCAGAGCTCCAGAAGATGGCCAGGGAAAAGAGCCATGAAGAAAGGAAGCTTTATACCGAATTAAAGAAATCCCGATGGATACTGTTAAAGAAGGACGACCACCTGAATGAAAGGCAGAAAACTCATCTGTTGGATATCCTGAGCGAGCATAGGGATTTGGCGATTTGTTATGCCATGAAGCAGGAGATGACTCGTCTGTTCACATTGACTGACTATGAAGAAGCTCTCGCCGGATGGACAAAATGGATTCAGGCTGGACTGGAGAGCGGGATTCCTGCCCTGGTAAAGTTTGCCCGGCAAAAGCAGAAGCGAATCAAGGGACTGGCTGCTCATGCCCTGTATCCTATCAATACGGGGAAGCTTGAAGGATTCAATAATAAGATCAAGGTACTAAAAAGAATCGGATATGGGTACCGAAACATGGATTATTTCTTTACCCTTATCCGATTCCATTCTTTACCTAAAAATTATTCATCCCCCAAATTTCCGTGAAGAGCCACAAAAATAATGCGTATAAGGATTGCCGCCTAAGACAATATAATTAAAAGTCTTATGGGGGTAAGGGGGCTTACGCGCATTTTTACGTAAAAGGCTTACAGCAGAGCTAAAAATGATGAAATAAAGACGCAAAAAAGAGGCTGCAACAAAATGATTAACCATTTTGTCACAGCCCCTTTTTATTTCAGATTTCAAATAGTCTCAAAAAAGAGATTATTTTGCGATCTTAGCTACAACGCCTGCGCCAACGGTACGGCCGCCTTCGCGGATAGCGAAACGCTGGCCTTCTTCCATAGCGATCGGGGTGATGAGCTTAACGCTCATTTCTACGTTATCGCCTGGCATGCACATTTCGGTGCCTTCCGGAAGGGTGATGTCGCCGGTTACGTCGGTGGTTCTGAAGAAGAACTGTGGACGATAGCCGTTGAAGAACGGTGTATGACGGCCGCCTTCATCTTTGGTCAGAACGTATACCTGAGCGGTGAATTCTGTGTGCGGATGAACGCTGCCTGGTTTGGAGAGGACCTGGCCTCTTTCGATGTCTTTACGATCAATACCACGGAGCAGAGCGCCGATGTTGTCGCCTGCCATAGCCTGGTCGAGGGTCTTTCTGAACATTTCAACGCCGGTTACGACGGTTTCGGTCGGTTTTTCCTGCAGGCCGACGATTTCAGCCGTGTCGCCGACTTTGACGGTACCACGTTCAACTCTGCCTGTAGCAACTGTGCCACGGCCGGTGATGGTGAATACGTCTTCGACTGGCATCAGGAATGGTTTATCAGTGTCACGTTCCGGAGTCGGGATGTATTCGTCAACAGCCTTCATCAGGTCACGGATCTTCTGTTCATCTTCCGGGTTGCCGTTCAGAGCGCCGAGAGCGGAGCCAACGATAATCGGCACTTCATCGCCTGGATAGTCATAGGAAGAGAGGAGGTCTCTGATTTCCATTTCTACGAGGTCGATCAGTTCCGGATCGTCTACCTGGTCAGCTTTGTTCAGGAATACAACGATAGCCGGTACGCCTACCTGCTTAGCGAGCAGAATGTGTTCGCGGGTCTGCGGCATCGGGCCGTCAGCTGCGGATACTACGAGGATAGCGCCGTCCATCTGAGCTGCGCCGGTGATCATGTTCTTGACATAGTCAGCGTGCCCTGGGCAGTCTACGTGTGCGTAGTGGCGGGTTTCGGTTTCGTATTCAACGGTGGAGGTGTTGATTGTGATACCACGAGCTCTTTCTTCCGGTGCTTTATCGATGGAAGCGTAGTCGAGGAAGTTTGCTTTGCCTTCTTCAGCCAGAACTTTGGTGATAGCAGCGGTCAGGGTTGTTTTACCATGATCGACGTGGCCGATAGTGCCGATGTTAACATGCGGCTTTGTTCTTTCGTAATGTGCTTTAGCCATTGTAAGATTTCTCCTTTAATTATTTGTTTCCGAGTCTTTCTTCAGTAATCTGCTGGGAAATAGCTTTCGGAACTTCTTCATAATGATCGAATGTCATGGTGAAGGTACCGCGGCCCTGTGTGGAGCTGCGGAGGCCTGTTGCGTAGCCGAACATTTCGGACAGCGGAACGAAGCCTTTGATTCTGGATTCGCCGTTTTCTGTTTCCATGCCTTCAATACGTCCGCGACGGGAGTTGAGGCCGCCGATAACGTCGCCCATGTAATCTTCCGGAACGTCAACTTCAACGCTCATGTATGGTTCGAGGAGGACAGGATCTGCCTTCTTAGCGCCATCTTTGAACGCCATGGAGCCTGCAACCTTGAATGCCATTTCGGAGGAGTCGACATCATGATAGGAACCGTCATAAACGGTAACTTTGATATCAACCATCGGATATCCAGCTACAACGCCGTCCTGCATAGCAGCTTCGACGCCGGTCTGAATCGGGTTGATGAATTCCTTAGGAATAACGCCGCCGACAACTGCGTTTTCGAAGGTGAAGCCTTTGCCAGCTTCCTGCGGTTCGAGACGCAGCCAGCAGTGACCGTACTGACCATGACCACCGGTCTGACGAATGAATTTGCCTTCGGATTCGACGGACTTGCGGATGGTTTCGCGGTAAGCTACCTGCGGCTTGCCTACGGTGCATTCAACGTTGAATTCACGTCTCATGCGGTCAACGATGATGTCCAGATGGAGTTCGCCCATGCCGGAGATGATCGTCTGGTTGGATTCTGGATCGGTATGTACTCTGAATGTCGGATCTTCTTCAGCCAGTCTCTGGAGAGCATTGCCCATCTTTTCCTGGTCTGCTTTGGTCTTCGGTTCAACAGCAACGGAAATAACCGGTTCCGGGAATTCCATTTTTTCAAGGATAATCGGATGATCTACATCACAGAGTGTATCGCCTGTGGTTACATCCTTGAAGCCTACAGCTGCAGCGATATCGCCGGTGTAAGCTACGTCGATTTCCTTACGGTGGTTAGCATGCATGAGGAGGATACGGCCTACGCGTTCCTTCTTGCCCTTTGTGGAGTTGAGGATGTAGGTGCCCTGATGCATTTCGCCGGAGTATACGCGGAAATATGCGAGTTTGCCAACGAATGGGTCAGCCATGATCTTGAATGCAAGAGCAGAAAGCGGAGCATTGTCGTCTACCGAGCGTTCATCTGGTTCTCCGTCGAGGCTTGTGCCTTTAACCGGCGGGATGTCCAGCGGGGACGGGAGGTAGTCGAGGACTGCGTCCAGCAGGAGCTGGATGCCTTTGTTCTTGTATGCGGATCCGCAGAATACCGGGAACAGTGCGCAGTCAAGAACCTGCTTACGGATGGAAGCTTTGATTTCGTCGATGGTCAGTTCCTGGCCGTCGAGGTATTTTTCCATCAGTTCATCGCTGCCTTCAGCAGCAACTTCGCAGATCTTGTCGCGGAGTTCTTCAGCCTGATCTCTCAGGTCTTCCGGGATTTCTTCTACATGGATGTTCTGTCCAAGGTCGTCTTCATACATTTCAGCCTTCATTGTCAGCAGGTCGATGATGCCTTTGAAGGTATCCTGCTTGCCGATTGGAAGCTGCATTGGAATTGCCTTAGCATGAAGGCGGATATCCATGGTTTTTACTGCATGGAGGAAGTCAGCGCCTACGGTATCCATCTTGTTGATGAATGCAATACGCGGAACACGATAGTGATCTGCCTGTCTCCATACGGTTTCGGACTGGGTCTGGACGCCGTCTTTAGCGCTGAATACAGCTACGGAACCGTCGAGTACGCGCAGGGAACGTTCAACTTCTACTGTGAAGTCTACGTGCCCTGGGGTGTCGATGATGTTGACTCTGTAACCTTTCCAGTGGCAGGTGGTAGCAGCAGACGTAATTGTGATGCCGCGTTCCTGTTCCTGTACCATCCAGTCCATGGTAGCAGCGCCATCATGAACTTCCCCGATCTTATGGTTTACACCGGTATAAAACAGGATACGTTCCGTGGTTGTTGTCTTGCCGGCATCGATATGAGCCATGATGCCGATGTTTCTTGTTTTTTCAAGCGGAAATTCTCTGCCCACGATTGTTACTCCTTCTTATATTACCAGCGATAATGAGCGAAAGCCTTGTTAGCTTCTGCCATTTTATGTGTGTCTTCTTTCTTCTTTACAGCTGCGCCCGTATTGTTGTAAGCGTCCATCAGTTCACCTGCAAGACGTTCCTGCATTGTACGTTCGCTGCGCTGACGAGCATAGCTGACCATCCAGCGGATGCCCAGAGTCAGACGGCGGTCTGCTCTTACTTCAACCGGTACCTGGTAGTTAGCGCCGCCTACACGACGAGCACGAACTTCGAGGACTGGCATTACATTATTGAGAGCCTGTTCGAAAATTTCGATTGGTTCTTTATCAAGTTTGCTCTGGCAGATGTCGAATGCACCGTAAACGATGGATTCTGCTACACCCTTCTTGCCGTCAAGCATAACTCTGTTGATGAAACGGGTAACGATCTTGTTCCCATACACGGGATCCGGAAGAACGTCACGTTTCGGAACAGCACCTTTTCTCGGCATTGTTAATTTCCTCCTTTAAAGTAGTTCATTGATCACATTATGATTCGTTTCAAATTATTTCTTGTCGCGTTTAGCGCCGTATTTAGAACGGCTCTGCTGACGTCCGGATACACCTACGGTATCGAGAGCGCCGCGGATAATGTGGTAACGAACACCTGGAAGATCCTTAACACGGCCGCCTCTGATGAGGACGACGCTGTGTTCCTGCAGGTTATGGCCTTCGCCCGGAATGTAAGCAGAAACTTCGATTCCGTTGGTCAGGCGTACACGTGCTACTTTACGAAGAGCAGAGTTTGGCTTCTTCGGTGTAGCTGTGTAAACTCTTGTGCAGACACCACGTTTCTGTGGTGACTGTTTCAGAGCCGGGGTCTTCGCTTTGGTAGCCAGAGTCTGGCGGCCTTTACGAACCAGCTGATTGATTGTCGGCAAAATGGGCACCTCCTTTCCATAAAGGGAAATTTATAATTGATCCTCCGGAGCATAGCCCCGATGGATATTACCGGGATTTGAGAACGGCAGCGGAAGCGGCTTTTACCTTGATCCCGCACGCGCGGCCGATTTCTTTCTTCGTGAATCCCTGTTCCACAGGAATTCCTGACGACTGGCAGGCCTCCATCAATGGACGGGAAATGCGCTCGTCACAGTCCGATGCGATAAATACGCATGCGGCTTCCTGCTTTTCGACGGCCCGCTCCGTTTCTTTCATTCCTACAACAAAAGCTGCTGATTTCAATTCTTCCAGTGTCATTCATTCTCACCTGCTTTACAGCACACTAAATCCACGCAACATTGGAATTATAACATTCCTTCTATCCGATGTCAACATTTCCCATAGCGAATTTTTCCCGTGTTTATGCAGAACTTTTTTACCACGTACCCTCGCGTACCATAGCCTTGAAAATGCCCGTTTCACGGGACTGGCGGCATGCCCTTTTTCCATCAGGAAATGAGAATGTACAAAACATTCCCAAATTCTCCTCTTCATTTTATTTTTATTTTTCAAAAATCTTTCATAAGAAGAACGAAAAACCATCCTATGATACAATAGGAAAAGCGTTAAGAAAGGAACTCATTATGAAACTGGAAAATATCGTCATATACTGCGGCTCGCACTTCGGAGCCGAACTCTCCTATGCATCCTTTGCCGGAGAACTCGCTGAAGCCATTGCCAAGAGCGGCCGCACCATCACATACGGCGGCGGCACTGTCGGCCTCATGGGCATCGTCGCTGACGCAGCCATGGCAGCAGGCGGCAAAGTCATCGGCGTCATTCCCGAAGTCTTCATCCTGAAGGAACAGGCACACCGCGGCATCACAGAGCTCATCGAAGTCCCCGACATGGTCGAAAGAAAGAAAATCATGATAGGATCCGGCCATGCCTTCATCGCCCTTCCCGGAGGCCCTGGCACGCTGGAGGAATTCTCCGATACCATAAGCCACCTGCGCATTTACGGAGAAGGGAAACGTCCGCCCGTCATCATTGCGAACGTCGACGGCTTCTACGATCCCCTCCTCTCCCTCATCAATGCATGGGAAGAAGAAGGCTTCATGGAAGAAGGCGACCGCGATAACATTTTCATCTGCAGCAGCGTCGATGAAATCATGAAAGTCATTTCCGACCACGAAATCTGATTTCCATTCCTTATATTTCCATTCCTTATATATAGAGCGGATGGGAATGGTATAATAATAAAGCAAACTCAATTTGGGAGGTACAACATGAAAGTCACAGCAGACGATCGTCTTTTTGAAGAAATCCCCGGCCTTTGCATCGGCATCATTGCCCTTCGTGCAGCCGACAACCGCGGACTGAACCGCGAAGCAGAACTCTTCCGCCGCAGATGCTGCACGGAAGCCAACCTGCTCCTGAAAATGAACCCCGGCATGGCAGATGGAGACATCGCATCCTACCAGAAAGCTTTTGAAACCCTTGGCGAAGAAGGAAAATCTTCTGCCCTTGAAACTGTCATCCGCGAATACAAGAAAGGCCTTGGCATCGCTGAGGAAGAAGAAACGGACGATGACATTGAAATCCTTACCGCACCGAAGCAGGCATCCATGGATGAACTGGCAGGCTCGGACATTCTCCCCCGCGTCAATCCGGTCATGGACATGGTCCGCGGCGGCATGCTGAAATTCCACGTCGACATCCATGCCTACGATATGGGAAGAAATGACGACGTCCTCAGGATCGAACGCACCGAAAACGGCGCACGCGTCACCCTGGGAGACAAAGTCTCTGAAAACGCTTGGCTGACTGACGGCGAAGAAGCAGGCGCCGTCAACGAAGACTCTGAAAACATCCTCGTCCTCATCACAGGATTCGGGGAAAGCCGCAAAAAGGTCGCTGTTGCAAGAAATGAACTTGCCCGCCGCCTGAAATCCGCCTTTGACCGCTCCGTCGAAGTAGGCTGGATCGAAGCCAGCCCGCATGAATTCACCTCGGCTATCTGAGGCATCCATGAAATATATTGCACTTGACTTTGAAACGGCGTACTGGGGCCCCGCCAATGCCTGCTCGCTTGGAATCGTCACAAGCGACGGACACGAAGTCATCGATGAATGGTACCATCTCATTCATCCGCTCAGCCTGAACTTCGATGAAGGCTGCTCGAAAATCAACGGCATCTATCCGGAAGACGTCATCGACGAGGACGAATTTCCCTACTTCTGGAAGGACATCGCCATGCGCCTTGAGGGCGGCATCGTCTTTGCCCACAACGCGCGCTTCGATATGGGCGTCCTTGCTTCTGCCATTGATACATACCAGCTTCCCGACATCCACTTCCGCTACGGCGACACCGTCGTCCTTTCCAGAAAACTCTGGGCGGACCTGCCGAACCATAAGCTGAACACCGTCGCCGAAGAGCTGGGTTTCACATTCAACCATCATCAGGAGTTAGATGATGCAAGAGCCTGCGAATACATCGTAAGG harbors:
- the rpsL gene encoding 30S ribosomal protein S12, which codes for MPTINQLVRKGRQTLATKAKTPALKQSPQKRGVCTRVYTATPKKPNSALRKVARVRLTNGIEVSAYIPGEGHNLQEHSVVLIRGGRVKDLPGVRYHIIRGALDTVGVSGRQQSRSKYGAKRDKK
- a CDS encoding exonuclease domain-containing protein, whose protein sequence is MKYIALDFETAYWGPANACSLGIVTSDGHEVIDEWYHLIHPLSLNFDEGCSKINGIYPEDVIDEDEFPYFWKDIAMRLEGGIVFAHNARFDMGVLASAIDTYQLPDIHFRYGDTVVLSRKLWADLPNHKLNTVAEELGFTFNHHQELDDARACEYIVRSAIEKTGAPDAEALMKMTGQQLKRFAIKRGAKRLLAP
- the rpsG gene encoding 30S ribosomal protein S7 codes for the protein MPRKGAVPKRDVLPDPVYGNKIVTRFINRVMLDGKKGVAESIVYGAFDICQSKLDKEPIEIFEQALNNVMPVLEVRARRVGGANYQVPVEVRADRRLTLGIRWMVSYARQRSERTMQERLAGELMDAYNNTGAAVKKKEDTHKMAEANKAFAHYRW
- a CDS encoding L7Ae/L30e/S12e/Gadd45 family ribosomal protein is translated as MTLEELKSAAFVVGMKETERAVEKQEAACVFIASDCDERISRPLMEACQSSGIPVEQGFTKKEIGRACGIKVKAASAAVLKSR
- the tuf gene encoding elongation factor Tu, encoding MAKAHYERTKPHVNIGTIGHVDHGKTTLTAAITKVLAEEGKANFLDYASIDKAPEERARGITINTSTVEYETETRHYAHVDCPGHADYVKNMITGAAQMDGAILVVSAADGPMPQTREHILLAKQVGVPAIVVFLNKADQVDDPELIDLVEMEIRDLLSSYDYPGDEVPIIVGSALGALNGNPEDEQKIRDLMKAVDEYIPTPERDTDKPFLMPVEDVFTITGRGTVATGRVERGTVKVGDTAEIVGLQEKPTETVVTGVEMFRKTLDQAMAGDNIGALLRGIDRKDIERGQVLSKPGSVHPHTEFTAQVYVLTKDEGGRHTPFFNGYRPQFFFRTTDVTGDITLPEGTEMCMPGDNVEMSVKLITPIAMEEGQRFAIREGGRTVGAGVVAKIAK
- a CDS encoding LOG family protein, with product MKLENIVIYCGSHFGAELSYASFAGELAEAIAKSGRTITYGGGTVGLMGIVADAAMAAGGKVIGVIPEVFILKEQAHRGITELIEVPDMVERKKIMIGSGHAFIALPGGPGTLEEFSDTISHLRIYGEGKRPPVIIANVDGFYDPLLSLINAWEEEGFMEEGDRDNIFICSSVDEIMKVISDHEI
- a CDS encoding ISL3 family transposase, whose translation is MDKALAAFKTCLKKSNYRPRYLAVDEFAIHKGHRYATCVMDLETEFILWAGLGRSMADFEHFFKSIDLSLLSRLKAVAMDMNASFNRLFQKYCPKVPIVYDRYHMQAQFGRDVMGAVRLEEAQKHRQEAEALKEYTKKTNNPELQKMAREKSHEERKLYTELKKSRWILLKKDDHLNERQKTHLLDILSEHRDLAICYAMKQEMTRLFTLTDYEEALAGWTKWIQAGLESGIPALVKFARQKQKRIKGLAAHALYPINTGKLEGFNNKIKVLKRIGYGYRNMDYFFTLIRFHSLPKNYSSPKFP
- the rpsJ gene encoding 30S ribosomal protein S10, which encodes MSKQEKIRIRLKGYDHKAVDQSAAKIAETAKRTGSRVSGPIPLPTERNVYTILRSPHVNKDSREQFEMRIHKRLIDILDPSKKTADALMRLELPAGVSIEIKL
- a CDS encoding DUF389 domain-containing protein — encoded protein: MFDWKKFFNIRIDSAPADELRDRIESDSTVTGANLVILIAAILIACVGLNMDSTAVIIGAMLISPLMGGLVAVSYGMATYNLHFLKRSMVKLSFQIVFSLLTAAIYFALTPITIPTAEMAARTSPTIWDVLIALCGGIAGAVGNTRTVKTNVIPGVAIATALMPPLCTAGYGIAMRSVPYFTGALYLFFINAFFITLSGYFIFKLLDVPMSETISPAHLRFQRHILLLLGIVITIPSIYMAGTTVRESIRTSQIESFINQDMDLHAANVISYQLKDGTLFVDVLGARLDEETMENLQKKLNDYGSLSKVRLEVVQSPASSLNKEQVQDLISSRLKQATTQAGGKSYKELAEEYYGSYNRETSTISLLKSLNKEAPALFPAIKEIKGGTVYGKDKDDTWAPAAFEVTVTVTSQLSPSDAEKLKNWIASQTELPVSLTIQMETSPSSYFGNGINWNGN
- the fusA gene encoding elongation factor G, producing the protein MGREFPLEKTRNIGIMAHIDAGKTTTTERILFYTGVNHKIGEVHDGAATMDWMVQEQERGITITSAATTCHWKGYRVNIIDTPGHVDFTVEVERSLRVLDGSVAVFSAKDGVQTQSETVWRQADHYRVPRIAFINKMDTVGADFLHAVKTMDIRLHAKAIPMQLPIGKQDTFKGIIDLLTMKAEMYEDDLGQNIHVEEIPEDLRDQAEELRDKICEVAAEGSDELMEKYLDGQELTIDEIKASIRKQVLDCALFPVFCGSAYKNKGIQLLLDAVLDYLPSPLDIPPVKGTSLDGEPDERSVDDNAPLSALAFKIMADPFVGKLAYFRVYSGEMHQGTYILNSTKGKKERVGRILLMHANHRKEIDVAYTGDIAAAVGFKDVTTGDTLCDVDHPIILEKMEFPEPVISVAVEPKTKADQEKMGNALQRLAEEDPTFRVHTDPESNQTIISGMGELHLDIIVDRMRREFNVECTVGKPQVAYRETIRKSVESEGKFIRQTGGHGQYGHCWLRLEPQEAGKGFTFENAVVGGVIPKEFINPIQTGVEAAMQDGVVAGYPMVDIKVTVYDGSYHDVDSSEMAFKVAGSMAFKDGAKKADPVLLEPYMSVEVDVPEDYMGDVIGGLNSRRGRIEGMETENGESRIKGFVPLSEMFGYATGLRSSTQGRGTFTMTFDHYEEVPKAISQQITEERLGNK
- the rplC gene encoding 50S ribosomal protein L3; translated protein: MSKAILGTKLGMSQVFAENGDLIPVSVIEVLPNVVAAVKAVESDGYNAVQLGYGAVKEKHLTKPVKGQFEKAGIDPVKHLREYRLAEKLSYTVGQTLAADIFAEGEIVDVIGTSRGKGFAGTIKRHNHQRGPESHGSKNHRQTASLGARMSGGGGKVFKGKKMPGQLGGDRVTVQHLQVVRVDTARNLMLVKGGIPGAKGSLVMVQDTVKPVK